ACCGTGAACTGGCGCATCTCGCGCGGCGGATGAAAGCGGCGCGGGTAATCGACCCCGCCGCGCAGCCCGACAAGTCGCGCGCCTTCTTCGGCGCCACGATCACGCTTGCCGACGCGGACGACGTCGAGCGCGTCGTCACGCTCGTCGGCGATGACGAACAGGATGCCAGCGCCGGCCGCATCGGCTGGTCCTCGCCGGTCGCGCGTGCCATCAAGGGCGCGGCAGTCGGGGACCTGCGCAGCGTCCGGCTGCCGGGCGGGCTCAAGGAATGGGAGGTGATCGCGATCGATTATGCTTAGGTTTGGCGCCCTCCTCCTGCTCGCCGCTGCGGCGCCGCTATCGGCCAAGGACAGCCTCGGGGTCTTCTCTGACTGGGGCGCCTTTCGCGATCCTGCGGTCCCGCGGTGCTATGCCATCGCCATGGCCGCGCCGAGCCGGTTGCAGCGCGATTTCGAACCCTTCGCCACCGTCGGCACCTGGCCGCGCCGCAATCTGCGCGGGCAAGTGCATTTCCGTCTCTCGCGCCAGCTTGCCGCAGGCTCAGCCATCACGCTGGCGATCGGCGGCAAGAGCTTCCGCCTCAGCGGCGGCGGCGGCGATGCCTGGGCCGAAGACCGCACGATGGATGCCGCCATCGTCGCGGCGATGCGCTCCGCCACGCGCATGACGATCCGCGCGACCGACACGCGCGGCCGCCGCTTTGCCAACACCTATTCG
This genomic window from Qipengyuania sp. HL-TH1 contains:
- a CDS encoding GreA/GreB family elongation factor, encoding MQGKSNPVTPAGYAAMRARYDQLLGTERPAIVEIVSWAAGNGDRSENGDYLYGRKRMREIDRELAHLARRMKAARVIDPAAQPDKSRAFFGATITLADADDVERVVTLVGDDEQDASAGRIGWSSPVARAIKGAAVGDLRSVRLPGGLKEWEVIAIDYA
- a CDS encoding invasion associated locus B family protein — translated: MLRFGALLLLAAAAPLSAKDSLGVFSDWGAFRDPAVPRCYAIAMAAPSRLQRDFEPFATVGTWPRRNLRGQVHFRLSRQLAAGSAITLAIGGKSFRLSGGGGDAWAEDRTMDAAIVAAMRSATRMTIRATDTRGRRFANTYSLAGAATAMDAATLACAQR